Proteins encoded within one genomic window of Fragaria vesca subsp. vesca linkage group LG1, FraVesHawaii_1.0, whole genome shotgun sequence:
- the LOC101308604 gene encoding methylenetetrahydrofolate reductase 2-like: MKVIDKILEASADEKKVVFSFEFFPPKTEDGVENLLERMDRMVAHNPAFCDITWGAGGSTADLTLDIANKMQNVICVESMMHLTCTNMPVDKIDHALQTIKSNGLQNVLALRGDPPHGQDKFVQIQGGFACALDLVTHIRATYGDYFGITVAGYPEAHPDAIEANGLATPESYQSDLAYLKRKVDAGADLIVTQLFYDTDVFLKFVNDCRQIGITCPIVPGIMPINNYKGFIRMTGFCKTRIPAEVTAALEPIKDNEEAVRAYGIHLGTEMCKKILAHGIRTLHLYTLNMEKSALAILMNLGLIEEAKISRPLPWRRPANVFRVKEDVRPIFWANRPKSYISRTIGWDLYPHGRWGDSRNPSYGALTDYQFMRPRARDKKLVEEWVVPLKNVEDIHEKFEKFCLGKLRSSPWSELDGLQPETKIINEKLGKINTKGFLTINSQPAINGERSDSPTVGWGGPGGYVYQKAYVEFFCSKEKLGTLVDKCKALPSLTYMAVNREGSWISNIGQTDVNAVTWGVFPAKEIIQPTVVDPASFMVWKDEAFEIWSRGWSRLYPEGDSSRKLLEEVQNSYFLVSLVDNDYINGDLFTVFADS, encoded by the exons ATGAAGGTGATCGACAAAATCCTTGAGGCATCGGCGGATGAGAAGAAGGTGGTGTTCTCGTTCGAGTTCTTCCCTCCGAAGACGGAGGATGGGGTGGAGAACCTGCTGGAGAGGATGGATCGGATGGTGGCTCACAATCCGGCCTTCTGTGACATCACTTGGGGCGCCGGTGGCTCCACCGCCGATCTGACTCTTGACATTGCCAACAAAATGCAGAACGTCATCTGTGTGGAGAGCATGATGCATCTCACCTGCACCAACATGCCCGTGGACAAGATCGACCACGCCCTCCAGACCATCAAGTCCAACGGCCTCCAGAACGTTCTTGCTCTCCGCGGCGACCCACCCCACGGCCAGGACAAGTTTGTTCAGATCCAAGGCGGCTTTGCCTGCGCCCTCGACCTG GTCACTCATATCAGAGCCACATATGGCGACTACTTTGGTATCACTGTTGCTGGTTATCCAG AGGCACATCCAGATGCCATTGAAGCCAATGGCCTTGCCACTCCAGAATCCTATCAAAGTGATCTCGCTTATCTCAAGAGAAAGGTTGATGCTGGTGCTGATTTGATCGTCACTCAGTTATTCTACGATACTGATGTTTTCCTCAAATTCGTCAACGACTGTCGCCAAATCGGAATCACTTGTCCTATTGTTCCTGGAATCATGCCTATTAATAACTACAAAGGTTTCATACGCATGACTGGTTTCTGCAAAACAAGG ATACCAGCTGAAGTTACTGCTGCCTTGGAACCTATTAAGGACAATGAAGAAGCTGTCAGAGCTTATGGAATTCACCTTGGAACAGAGATGTGCAAGAAGATTTTAGCTCATGGGATTAGGACATTGCATCTTTATACACTGAACATGGAGAAATCAGCATTGGCTATACTAATG AATCTTGGTTTGATTGAAGAGGCTAAAATATCAAGGCCTTTACCTTGGAGACGCCCTGCAAATGTTTTTCGTGTTAAAGAAGATGTTCGTCCAATTTTCTG GGCTAATCGTCCTAAGAGCTACATATCAAGAACCATAGGCTGGGACCTGTACCCACATGGGCGGTGGGGTGATTCTCGCAATCCTTCATATGGCGCACTAACTGATTACCAG TTCATGCGACCACGTGCACGTGACAAGAAACTTGTTGAAGAATGGGTTGTTCCACTGAAAAATGTTGAAGATATTCATGAG AAATTTGAAAAATTCTGCCTCGGAAAGTTGAGAAGTAGCCCGTGGTCAGAACTAGATGGGCTTCAACCAGAGACGAAGATCATAAATGAGAAGCTGGGGAAAATTAACACAAAGGGTTTCCTTACCATCAACAGCCAACCAGCAATAAATGGGGAAAGATCTGACTCACCAACTGTTG GATGGGGTGGGCCTGGAGGATATGTTTATCAGAAAGCCTATGTGGAGTTTTTCTGTTCCAAGGAGAAGTTAGGTACTCTCGTTGACAAATGCAAGGCACTTCCATCTCTGACATACATGGCTGTCAACAGAGAAGGGAGTTGGATATCTAATATCGGTCAAACTGATGTGAATGCGGTAACATGGGGAGTCTTCCCAGCAAAGGAGATAATCCAACCGACTGTTGTGGATCCTGCTAGTTTTATGGTTTGGAAGGATGAGGCATTTGAAATCTGGTCTAGAGGATGGAGCCGCTTGTACCCTGAGGGTGACTCATCTAGGAAATTACTAGAAGAG GTGCAGAATAGCTACTTCTTGGTCAGCTTGGTAGATAATGACTACATCAACGGTGACCTTTTCACTGTTTTTGCTGATTCCTAG
- the LOC101308900 gene encoding aminoacyl tRNA synthase complex-interacting multifunctional protein 1-like yields the protein MAANVLKCGAGIGARVIFLWPSPKSPRPFPRFNQITANSYPSICSKPLSSARTRSAVCFCTATSATEAEAISDADVEHKKIKDAADLLDIRVGVILRAWRHEEADSLYVEEVDIGEPEPRIICSGLVNYIPIDHLQERKVVVLANLKPRNMRGVKSCGMLMAASDASHEKVELLEPPEGSLPGQRIWFGSENDHQNQPPPATPNQIQKKKIWELVQPHLKTDDACSAMLGVQIMRTSAGVIICRSLKHANIS from the exons ATGGCAGCAAACGTTTTGAAATGCGGCGCGGGCATAGGAGCCCGTGTGATATTCCTCTGGCCGTCTCCTAAATCTCCACGCCCCTTTCCTCGTTTCAACCAGATCACTGCGAATAGTTATCCTAGTATTTGTAGCAAACCACTATCATCAGCAAGAACAAGAAGCGCGGTCTGTTTTTGCACCGCCACTTCGGCCACAGAGGCAGAGGCGATAAGCGATGCTGATGTGGAACATAAAAAGATAAAGGATGCAGCCGACCTGCTTGACATAAGGGTTGGGGTGATCCTCAGGGCATGGAGGCATGAGGAAGCCGATTCTCTTTACGTGGAAGAGGTTGACATTGGAGAGCCTGAACCCAGAATCATCTGCAGTGGGCTTGTCAATTACATTCCCATTGATCACCTTCAG GAGAGAAAAGTAGTTGTCCTTGCTAATCTGAAGCCCAGGAATATGCGGGGTGTCAAGTCTTGTGGAATGCTAATGGCCGCTTCTGATGCCTCCCATGAAAAAGTTGAGCTTCTTGAGCCTCCTGAGGGTTCACTTCCTGGCCAAAGGATATGGTTTGGCTCTGAAAATGATCATCAAAATCAGCCTCCTCCTGCCACACCTAACCAG ATTCAAAAGAAAAAGATATGGGAGCTGGTGCAACCTCATCTGAAGACAGATGATGCTTGTAGTGCTATGCTTGGGGTGCAGATAATGCGGACTTCTGCAGGTGTGATTATCTGCAGATCTCTAAAACATGCAAATATCTCCTAA
- the LOC101309186 gene encoding c-1-tetrahydrofolate synthase, cytoplasmic-like: protein MGVWRRLGTITKAQGLYSTTTFSSSWSIPLGLGRPLSSAANVNAQAEIMNGKPIAKDIRSRVAAEICRLKAATGRLPGLAVVLVGNRKDSHNYVNLKLKACNQVGIVTSIVQLPQDCTQDRLIDVVSSFNRNPSVHGIIVQLPLPQHLDEEKIINFVSPEKDVDGFHPLNMGNLAMRGREPLFIPCAPKACIELLLRYGVEIIGKNAVVIGRSKIVGLSTSLLLQRHHATVSTLHSFTKSPEEITRHADVVISDVGTPNLVQPDWLKPGAVVVDMGTNPVKDPSSRHGFRITGDVCYTEAIKVVSAITPVPGGVGPVVISMLLSNTLDSAKRAYGLT, encoded by the exons ATGGGGGTCTGGCGCAGATTGGGTACGATAACGAAAGCTCAAGGCTTGTATTCGACGACGACGTTCTCATCGTCATGGTCGATCCCTCTCGGTCTCGGTCGCCCGCTGTCTTCTG CAGCCAATGTAAACGCGCAGGCTGAAATAATGAACGGAAAGCCAATCGCCAAAGACATAAGGTCCAGAGTAGCTGCTGAAATATGCAGACTGAAGGCTGCCACAGGAAGACTGCCCGGATTGGCGGTTGTTTTGGTGGGTAACAGAAAGGATTCACACAATTATGTCAATCTCAAGTTAAAAGCTTGTAATCAAGTCGGAATAGTGACTTCTATTGTTCAGCTGCCCCAAGACTGTACTCAAGATCGACTTATTGATGTCGTTTCATCTTTTAACCGGAACCCCTCGGTGCATGGTATAATTGTGCAGCTCCCTCTTCCACAG CATTTAGACGAGGAAAAGATTATAAATTTTGTTAGTCCAGAAAAAGATGTGGATGGGTTTCATCCCCTCAACATGGGGAATCTTGCCATGCGGGGAAGGGAACCCTTATTTATCCCTTGTGCCCCCAAGGCTTGCATTGAATTGTTGCTCCGATATGGTGTGGAGATTATTGGGAAGAATGCAGTGGTTATAGGGAGAAGCAAGATTGTTGGGTTATCAACTTCGTTGCTATTGCAG AGGCACCACGCTACCGTTAGCACTTTGCATTCCTTCACCAAGAGTCCAGAAGAAATTACTCGTCACGCTGATGTTGTCATCTCAGATGTTGGGACTCCAAACTTGGTCCAACCGGACTGGCTGAAGCCAGGAGCAGTTGTAGTTGATATGGGGACGAATCCAGTTAAG GATCCCAGTAGCCGTCACGGTTTTCGTATTACAGGAGATGTTTGCTATACAGAGGCAATCAAGGTGGTGTCAGCCATAACTCCCGTTCCAGGAGGAGTAGGACCTGTTGTAATCTCAATGCTCCTTTCTAACACCCTTGACTCTGCCAAAAGAGCTTACGGATTGACTTGA